CTGGTCTTTTAACAGGTTTTCTGGTTCTGACTATCACTGCCTTGACCACTTCACCTTTTTTAACTGCAGTGTTTGGTACCACATCTCTAACTGAGCAGACAACCACATCTCCAATGGTCCCATACTTTTTGTGAAAACCACCCATTACCCTTATAACCCTTAATTTTTTAGCCCCAGAGTTGTCAGCAACATCAAGATAACTTTCCACCTGGATCATATCTTTTCACTCTCCTCGGCATCTGGTATTTCCTCAACTATCACTTGTTTTTTCAACACTTCGACAACTCGCCAGCTTTTTGTCTTACTGAGTGGCCTTGTTTCTTCAATAACAACCAAATCGCCTATTTTGCATTCTTTATGTTCATCAT
The DNA window shown above is from Thermotoga profunda AZM34c06 and carries:
- the rpsQ gene encoding 30S ribosomal protein S17; translation: MAKKRLTGIVVSDKMDKTVVVKVTRKFEHPKYKKHVEKSKKYHAHDEHKECKIGDLVVIEETRPLSKTKSWRVVEVLKKQVIVEEIPDAEESEKI
- the rplN gene encoding 50S ribosomal protein L14; the encoded protein is MIQVESYLDVADNSGAKKLRVIRVMGGFHKKYGTIGDVVVCSVRDVVPNTAVKKGEVVKAVIVRTRKPVKRPDGTYIRFDDNAAVLIDKFNEPRGTRVFGPVAREIREKGYMKIISLAPEVL